From Anopheles coluzzii chromosome 3, AcolN3, whole genome shotgun sequence, the proteins below share one genomic window:
- the LOC120957529 gene encoding uncharacterized protein LOC120957529 codes for MGRNKAVKRKFYINNRLLNPATQSATRELIQYFGENVCETSSKSIAEPTVPPSSSAQPELQPQPPSVTPSVATVAGLGAEFGTATGTISTLGGATKYMRPELATMLGLVKQVEPIMKKQPAQFTSMYQVATRSNLEGELVKNCLNPRQGKIVFRTVLPCTVNDMVLIPPMASHQRQCPDTKSRYSFKDNKDPEPVLSDYLRPTPVTFHFVQNNSQSVLGPVAAGESWNNFSNIVQVLKHVEPRNKMACVKMDYDEVPRMHDATAAAGGTASGSGAGGT; via the exons ATGGGGAGAAATAAGGCTGTAAAACGAAAGTTTTATATCAACAACAGGCTATTGAACCCCGCTACGCAAAGTGCTACGAGAGAATTGATACAATACTTTGGGGAAAATGTGTGCGAAACCTCGTCGAAATCAATCGCGGAACCAACTGTACCACCGTCATCATCTGCCCAACCGGAATTACAACCGCAACCGCCATCGGTTACACCATCCGTTGCAACTGTTGCAGGGTTAGGAGCAGAGTTCGGAACAGCAACAGGCACCATCTCCACATTGGGCGGCGCTACCAAGTACATGCGACCGGAACTGGCAACAATGCTCGGTCTAGTCAAACAGGTTGAGCCGATCATGAAGAAGCAACCGGCGCAGTTCACTAGCATGTACCAGGTAGCCACGCGCAGTAACCTTGAAGGAGAGCTG GTCAAGAATTGCCTCAACCCTCGGCAGGGTAAGATTGTGTTTAGGACTGTACTACCGTGTACGGTCAACGATATGGTGCTCATACCGCCAATGGCCAGTCATCAGAGACAATGCCCAGACACCAAAAGCCGTTACAGCTTTAAGGACAATAAAGACCCGGAACCGGTGCTGAGCGACTATCTGCGTCCGACACCGGTTACTTTCCACTTTGTGCAAAACAATTCGCAATCCGTGTTGGGCCCCGTCGCTGCCGGAGAATCGTGGAACAACTTCAGCAATATCGTGCAAGTGCTAAAGCATGTGGAGCCGCGCAATAAGATGGCATGCGTTAAGATGGATTATGATGAGGTACCGCGCATGCATGATGCGACAGCTGCAGCTGGTGGTACAGCTAGTGGCAGTGGAGCCGGGGGAACTTAG